The proteins below come from a single Triticum aestivum cultivar Chinese Spring chromosome 5D, IWGSC CS RefSeq v2.1, whole genome shotgun sequence genomic window:
- the LOC123123005 gene encoding uncharacterized protein has product MDPDAAPPPPFPPGSASADADCDATLPVDLLLEIAARSDAVSVVRCAAAAKPLRRAILDRGFRRLLAQRATATSGYDPSLLRGVSYKIEDSDADRPARVLQAVPPDEPSVLRFNESLAFEPVASRDGLVVLRRLRPRPLFGQSIEEGPPGSVLRVCHSFTGAVSVLPSVSIRDYRKHALLSVDDNGRAYELLVADERLRIQIYSSREGRWGPVRAALPRRQSRPFHDSYPLVIGRTVHWLCNPEPLPPGRHLSGPEPYIVAVDVDTMEATVIDLPRGCTSRMTASMSHRGLLLAASVDGRLKVVVSETQVISMWTMLPPVEGEPSSPPRWIRQVLIDKQDWGVHSSVQFEGFGLRSGTVILYVGRVGLIRLNLATKEAVIVYHRSDTAYISQVCLHEMDLSSLLQTMKPLS; this is encoded by the coding sequence ATGGACCCCGACgccgctccccctccccccttcccccccgGATCCGCCTCCGCCGACGCCGACTGCGACGCCACCCTCCCGGTCGACCTCCTCCTCGAGATCGCGGCGCGCTCCGACGCCGTCTCCGTCGTGCGCTGCGCGGCGGCCGCCAAGCCGCTGCGCCGCGCCATCCTCGACCGGGGCTTCCGCCGCCTCCTCGCGCAGCGCGCCACCGCCACCTCCGGCTACGACCCGTCCCTGCTCCGCGGCGTCTCCTACAAGATCGAGGACAGCGACGCCGACCGCCCGGCACGCGTCCTGCAGGCCGTGCCCCCCGACGAGCCCTCCGTGCTCCGCTTCAACGAGAGCCTCGCCTTCGAGCCCGTCGCCTCCCGCGACGGCCTCGTCgtgctccgccgcctccgcccccggCCCCTCTTCGGCCAGTCCATCGAGGAGGGGCCCCCCGGCAGCGTCCTCCGCGTCTGCCACAGCTTCACCGGCGCCGTCTCCGTCCTCCCCTCCGTCTCCATCCGCGACTACCGCAAGCACGCGCTGCTCTCCGTCGACGACAACGGCCGCGCCTACGagctgctcgtcgccgacgagcGCCTGCGCATCCAGATTTACTCCTCGCGCGAGGGCCGCTGGGGCCCCGTCCGCGCCGCGCTCCCCCGCCGCCAGTCCAGGCCGTTCCATGACTCCTACCCCCTCGTCATCGGCCGCACCGTCCACTGGCTCTGCAACCCGGAGCCGCTGCCGCCCGGCCGCCACCTGTCCGGCCCGGAGCCGTACATCGTCGCCGTGGACGTCGACACcatggaggccaccgtgatcgatcTGCCGCGGGGCTGCACCAGCAGAATGACGGCCTCTATGAGCCACCGGGGCCTCCTCCTGGCCGCTTCCGTGGACGGGAGGCTCAAGGTTGTGGTCTCGGAGACCCAGGTTATATCAATGTGGACCATGTTACCACCCGTCGAGGgcgagccgagctcgccgccgagaTGGATCCGGCAGGTGCTGATAGACAAGCAGGACTGGGGCGTGCACAGCTCAGTTCAGTTCGAGGGGTTCGGGCTCAGGAGTGGCACTGTCATCCTATATGTCGGCAGAGTTGGGCTCATTCGGCTCAACCTTGCCACAAAAGAGGCGGTCATCGTCTACCACCGCAGCGATACGGCCTACATCTCGCAGGTTTGCCTGCACGAGATGGATTTGTCCTCTCTGCTGCAGACCATGAAGCCTCTGAGCTAG
- the LOC123123009 gene encoding succinate dehydrogenase [ubiquinone] flavoprotein subunit, mitochondrial, whose protein sequence is MWRSRVSRGLREAKAAAAAASRRFSTTSSYTVVDHTYDAVVVGAGGAGLRAAIGLSEHGFNTACITKLFPTRSHTVAAQGGINAALGNMSEDDWRWHMYDTVKGSDWLGDQDAIQYMCREAPKAVIELENYGLPFSRTEDGKIYQRAFGGQSLDFGKGGQAYRCACAADRTGHAMLHTLYGQAMKHNTQFFVEYFALDLIMDKEGTCQGVIALNMEDGTLHRFRSTNTILATGGYGRAYFSATSAHTCTGDGNAMVARAGLPLQDLEFVQFHPTGIYGAGCLITEGSRGEGGILRNSEGERFMERYAPTAKDLASRDVVSRSMTMEIREGRGVGPMKDHLYLHLNHLPPEVLKERLPGISETAAIFAGVDVTKEPIPVLPTVHYNMGGIPTNYHGQVVDIKGDNPDTIIPGLMAAGEAACASVHGANRLGANSLLDIVVFGRACANRVAEISKPGETQKPLEKDAGEKTIAWLDKLRNANGSLPTSKIRLNMQRIMQNNAAVFRTQETLTEGCELISEAQKSFHDVKLSDRSLIWNSDLIETIELENLLINACITMHSAEARQESRGAHAREDFKTRDDDKWMKHSLGYWEDEKVRLEYRPVHMNTLDDEVETFPPKARVY, encoded by the exons ATGTGGCGCAGCCGCGTGTCGCGGGGCCTCCGGGAGgccaaggccgccgccgccgccgcgtccaggCGCTTCTCCACCACCTCG TCCTACACGGTGGTGGATCACACCTACGATGCGGTCGTGGTTGGCGCTGGAGGCGCGGGGCTCAGGGCCGCGATTGGGCTCTCGGAGCATGGGTTCAACACCGCCTGCATCACCAAGCTCTTCCCCACGCGGTCACATACCGTGGCAGCGCAG GGAGGTATAAACGCTGCTCTTGGAAACATGAGTGAAGATGACTGGAGGTGGCATATGTATGATACAGTCAAGGGAAGTGATTGGCTCG GTGACCAAGATGCTATCCAGTATATGTGTAGAGAAGCACCAAAGGCTGTTATAGAGCTTGAGAACTATGGATTACCATTTTCCAGAACTGAAGATGGAAAAATTTATCAACGCGCTTTTGGAGGCCAAAGCTTAGATTTTGGAAAAG GTGGTCAGGCCTATCGATGTGCATGCGCTGCTGACAGAACAGGGCATGCTATGCTACACACACTTTATGGGCAGGCGATGAAGCACAATACTCAGTTTTTTGTTGAATATTTTGCGCTGGACCTTATCATGGACAAAGAAG GCACCTGCCAGGGGGTAATTGCACTAAACATGGAGGATGGTACCCTTCATCGTTTCCGTTCAACAAATACTATTTTAGCAACAGGA GGTTATGGCAGAGCTTACTTCTCTGCTACTTCAGCTCACACATGTACTGGTGATGGCAATGCTATGGTTGCACGTGCTGGGTTACCCCTTCAG GATCTTGAGTTTGTGCAGTTCCATCCTACAGGCATTTACGGTGCTGGATGCCTTATAACTGAAG GTTCCCGGGGCGAAGGTGGTATTCTTAGGAACAGCGAAGGTGAGAGGTTCATGGAACGATATGCCCCTACCGCTAAAGATCTTGCATCTCGTGATGTTGTTTCAAGATCTATGACTATGGAAATTAGAGAAGGACGTGGTGTAG GACCAATGAAGGACCATCTCTACCTGCACCTTAATCATCTTCCTCCAGAAGTTCTGAAGGAAAGGCTTCCTGGTATATCTGAGACTGCTGCTATTTTTGCTGGTGTTGATGTCACCAAAGAGCCTATTCCTGTTTTGCCGACTGTGCATTATAATATGGGCGGTATCCCGACAAATTATCATGGGCAG GTGGTGGATATCAAGGGTGATAACCCAGACACAATTATTCCTGGTCTGATGGCTGCTGGGGAGGCAGCTTGTGCATCTGTTCATGGTGCAAACCGTCTTGGTGCAAATTCACTTCTTGACATTGTTGTATTTGGGAGGGCTTGTGCAAATAGGGTTGCTGAGATTTCCAAGCCAG GAGAGACACAGAAACCTCTTGAAAAAGACGCAGGGGAGAAGACCATTGCTTGGTTGGACAAGCTGAGAAATGCTAATGGATCACTGCCAACTTCGAAGATCCGCCTCAACATGCAACGTATTATGCAAAATAATGCTGCAGTTTTCCGCACACAGGAAACTCTAACAGAAG GTTGCGAGCTGATTAGTGAAGCACAGAAAAGTTTCCACGATGTCAAGCTCAGTGACAGAAGTCTCATATG GAATTCGGATTTGATAGAGACCATAGAATTAGAAAACCTGCTAATAAATGCATGCATAACCATGCATTCAGCTGAGGCTCGCCAAGAGAGCAGAGGAGCTCATGCTCGTGAAGATTTCAAG ACAAGAGATGACGACAAGTGGATGAAGCACTCGCTAGG GTACTGGGAGGATGAAAAGGTTAGACTAGAATACAGGCCAGTTCACATGAACACCTTGGATGATGAAGTCGAGACTTTCCCGCCGAAGGCACGTGTTTACTAA
- the LOC123123008 gene encoding bifunctional L-3-cyanoalanine synthase/cysteine synthase C1, mitochondrial has protein sequence MGIGSGGTVTGVGKYPKEKNPNAKIYGVEPGKANILNGGKPGLHQITGNGVGFKPDILDMDIMEKVLEVKGEDAVKMALQEGLPADYIEVLLNLWNFRMWGYHQLPTRWQ, from the exons ATGGGGATTGGCAGTGGTGGTACTGTCACCGGCGTCGGCAAGTACCCCAAGGAGAAGAACCCCAATGCGAAGATCTATGGAGTTGAACCTGGCAAAGCAAATATTCTGAATGGTGGCAAGCCAG ggcttcaccaaatAACTGGAAATGGAGTGGGATTCAAGCCAGACATTTTGGACATGGACATAATGGAGAAGGTTCTTGAG GTGAAAGGTGAGGATGCCGTCAAGATGGCGCTGCAAGAGGGCCTGCCTGCTG ATTACATTGAAGTGTTGCTGAACTTGTGGAATTTTCGCATGTGGGGATATCATCAATTGCCAACACGGTGGCAGTGA
- the LOC123123006 gene encoding mitochondrial inner membrane protease subunit 2 gives MAWAALRPVAKACIGGYLIGLTISDRYFSFAPVHGGSMRPTFEGTTDGREYALVKRSPLYDYSRGEVVILASPVDHQRKTIKRLIGLPGDWVSLPEKEEVRKIPEGHCWVEGDNGSVSRDSRAYGPVPLGLVQGRVTHVVWPPSKMGRVDKRVPSEGRVMPQRNL, from the exons ATGGCGTGGGCGGCGCTCAGGCCGGTCGCGAAGGCCTGCATCGGCGGCTACCTCATCGGCCTCACCATCTCCGACCGCTACTTCTCGTTCGCCCCCGTCCACGGCGGCTCCATGCGCCCCACCTTCGAGGGCACCACAG ATGGACGCGAGTACGCGCTGGTGAAGCGGAGCCCCCTCTACGACTACTCCCGCGGCGAGGTCGTCATCTTGGC gtCGCCGGTGGACCACCAGAGGAAGACGATCAAGAGGCTGATTGGGCTGCCCGGCGACTGGGTCAGCCtcccggagaaggaggaggtccgGAAGATACCGGAGGGCCACTGCTGGGTCGAAGGGGACAACGGCAGCGTCAGCCGGGACTCGAGAGCCTACGGCCCT GTGCCGCTCGGTCTGGTGCAGGGGAGGGTGACGCACGTGGTGTGGCCGCCTAGCAAGATGGGCCGTGTCGACAAGAGGGTGCCGTCGGAAGGAAGGGTCATGCCACAGCGCAATCTCTAG